In Gadus morhua chromosome 2, gadMor3.0, whole genome shotgun sequence, a single window of DNA contains:
- the med9 gene encoding mediator of RNA polymerase II transcription subunit 9: MAVVQTKQEKESEDCSLLPLVHDIIKCIDKESQDIHQELNKLRTKIQEAREQISNMPGIDTSPEEQQQQLASLRDQVRTKNQLLQKYKSLCMFEVPKAS; encoded by the exons ATGGCGGTGGTTCAAACaaagcaagaaaaagaaagcgaAGATTGCTCTTTGCTGCCTTTAGTCCATGATATTATCAAATG CATAGACAAAGAGAGTCAAGACATCCACCAGGAGCTGAACAAGCTGAGGACCAAGATCCAGGAGGCTCGGGAGCAGATCTCCAACATGCCGGGCATCGACACCAGCCCCGaggagcaacaacaacagctcgCTTCGTTAAGGGATCAGGTGCGCACCAAGAACCAGCTGCTGCAGAAATACAAGAGCTTATGCATGTTCGAAGTGCCCAAAGCATCTTGA